In Leishmania major strain Friedlin complete genome, chromosome 34, the following proteins share a genomic window:
- a CDS encoding amastin-like protein has product MGCISGIVFGVLQFVAILFVAVGTPLAMYMPLNDSVLHVYNGYCVSLWGIRDRCLILLYSVSPNDVWSECHGRVGRFKIAQVCAIAGAVILAASLLGSFLDACCCCCIKWVCILLNLLAAALLAISWGCMLDCYLHNQGSHIVNNVDVCTQMRNFTGVDNAHPEGMQLGVGFGLLVTACIVSFVNIFVMLIPC; this is encoded by the coding sequence atGGGCTGCATTTCCGGGATAGTATTCGGCGTCCTCCAGTTTGTGGCGATACTCTTCGTCGCTGTTGGCACTCCGCTGGCGATGTACATGCCGCTGAACGACAGTGTTCTCCATGTCTACAACGGCTACTGCGTCTCGCTGTGGGGGATTCGCGATAGATGCTTGATATTGCTGTACTCGGTTAGTCCTAACGATGTCTGGTCTGAGTGCCACGGCCGCGTGGGTCGCTTCAAAATAGCGCAGGTGTGCGCCATTGCGGGTGCCGTCATCCTCGCCGCTTCGCTGCTGGGAAGCTTTCTGgatgcgtgctgctgctgctgcatcaaGTGGGTGTGCATTTTGCTGAACTTATTGGCCGCGGCTCTGCTTGCAATCAGCTGGGGCTGCATGCTGGATTGCTATCTGCATAATCAAGGTAGCCATATTGTCAACAACGTAGACGTGTGCACTCAAATGCGCAACTTCACCGGAGTTGATAACGCACACCCCGAGGGAATGCAGCTGGGCGTTGGTTTTGGTCTTCTCGTTACCGCGTGCATTGTCAGCTTCGTGAACATATTTGTCATGCTTATACCGTGCTGA